A segment of the Oceanotoga teriensis genome:
TGATTAACATAAAAATTCCTACAATTCTTACAATCCAATCTGGAAATCGATATATAAAAAAATTAACAAACATAAAAACTATTAATAATATCATTATTGTATACAAAAAAGATCCTATAAAAATTTTTTTCATATTTTAACCTAAAATTTTCTTAAACAATAAAATTTTATGAACAATCCAATCAACATTTGAATACCGGCAGTGATTATTAGAGTTAAAAATATAATTGTATTAAAATACCCCAATATTATACCCGATATTATCATAATAACCGAATTAATAAGCAATAATGGCATTCCTGCTTTACTACGTATTAACTTTAATCTTTCATCATTTTCTTTATTATACAATAATTTTAATTTTTTATCACTTTTAACAACTTTATTCAATTTGATTAAATTTATAATAGCTAACATTTCTAAACCAAACATCAATCCAAATTGAAAAGAATTTATAAAATTCTCTGAATCAATATTATTCCTAATAAAAAAAACATCCAAAACAATATAAACACAAAAAATCAAAATAAATACAGTTAAAATTCTAATTCTTTTTATAACTTTTTTTCTAAAATTCTCCATGGTTCATCTCCTCTATTCTATTTCAGAAAAATCAAAAACTTCTTCAATTGATAATCCAAAATATTTTGATATCTTATATGCAAGAATCAAAGAAGCGGTATATTTTTCAGTTTCAATAGAAGTTATCGTTTGTCTTGTAGTGCCTACTTCCAATGCCAAGTCTTCCTGAGATAATTTGTTCTTTTTCCTTAATTCTCTAATTTTATTTTTCAAAAAAATCACCTACTAATTTTGCAAAGTTAACTTTACATTTTTAGT
Coding sequences within it:
- a CDS encoding helix-turn-helix transcriptional regulator; translated protein: MKNKIRELRKKNKLSQEDLALEVGTTRQTITSIETEKYTASLILAYKISKYFGLSIEEVFDFSEIE